The Salmo trutta chromosome 6, fSalTru1.1, whole genome shotgun sequence genome has a window encoding:
- the LOC115196083 gene encoding SLIT and NTRK-like protein 5 gives MHIWILKIILLIAASLSLVEMYNNYGEICRNLCTCEEKEGILTVSCENRGIVRLTEISPVHFSMYHLLLTGNLLKKLSLNDFINYTGATILHLGNNAIDEVETGAFNGLQGLKRLHLNNNKIDVLRDDTFVGLESLEYLQIDYNYITNIEPNALSKLHQLTVLILNDNLLSALPTNIFWNVPLTHLDLRGNRLKMFPYIGLLEHMDKVVELQLEENPWNCSCELIALKAWLESISYTALVGEVVCETPFRLHGRDLDEVSKQELCPRRAISEYEMRPPPPLSTNGYFQTTPASVTASATSSNAFKASSRPTKGTRQSNRTRSKPTSRIPANPYNYGPIIAYQTKSPVPLDCPTTCTCNLQIADLGLNVNCQERKIENISDLKPKPYNPKKMYLTGNYIAVVRRSDFLEATGLDLLHLGNNRISLIQDRAFGDLTNLRRLYLNGNLIDRLTAEMFFGLQSLQYLYLEYNKIREIVGGTFRFVPNLQLLFLNNNLLKTLPGGIFTGLSLSRLNLRSNHFQNLPVSGVLDQLKLLLQIDLIENPWDCSCDVVGMKIWLEQLSAGTVVNEVKCETPKRHSRIDMRSIQSEQLCPDYSDVVVSTAPPSDEPLPDRATTTETYQRSNPTSSVVPLSVLILSLLLVFIMSVFVAAGLFVVVVKKRKKSQSDRTSTNNSDVSSFNLQYSLYSNNRTVPKVKAPAGHVYEYIPHPMGHMCKNPIYRSREGNTVEDYRDLHELKVTYRSDVDEERNSNMRSPTYSVSTIEPREDPSPAQNAEHFFRGIIEADNQSPSGNSLEYKYTGPVSYTYNPNFDVRRQFLHPERIRETVLYGTAPSTVYVEPNRNEYLELKAKLQVEPDYLEVLEKQTTFSQF, from the coding sequence ATGCATATCTGGATACTGAAAATAATCCTTCTGATCGCAGCATCTCTGAGTCTGGTCGAGATGTACAACAATTATGGGGAGATCTGTAGGAATCTATGTACATGCGAGGAGAAGGAAGGGATCCTGACGGTCAGCTGCGAGAACAGAGGGATTGTCAGACTGACAGAAATAAGCCCGGTGCATTTTTCAATGTACCACCTTCTGCTGACAGGGAACCTCTTAAAGAAACTGTCCCTCAACGACTTTATCAACTACACTGGGGCGACCATATTGCATTTAGGCAACAATGCTATTGACGAAGTGGAAACGGGTGCTTTCAATGGACTCCAAGGATTAAAGAGATTGCACTTGAACAACAACAAGATAGACGTCCTAAGGGATGATACGTTTGTCGGCCTGGAGAGTTTGGAATACCTTCAGATTGATTACAATTACATCACCAATATAGAGCCCAATGCCCTGAGTAAATTGCATCAGCTCACAGTTCTCATTTTGAATGACAATTTGCTCTCTGCTCTGCCTAccaacattttctggaatgttccctTAACACATCTGGACCTCAGGGGCAACCGGTTGAAAATGTTTCCTTACATTGGGCTCCTGGAGCACATGGACAAAGTGGTGGAATTACAACTCGAGGAGAACCCGTGGAATTGCTCATGTGAGCTCATCGCCCTGAAAGCTTGGCTGGAGAGCATATCGTACACAGCTTTAGTGGGGGAGGTGGTCTGTGAGACGCCGTTCAGGCTGCATGGCAGAGACCTGGACGAGGTCTCCAAACAGGAGCTGTGCCCCCGCCGAGCAATCTCTGAATATGAAATGCGCCCCCCTCCCCCACTCAGCACCAATGGATATTTCCAAACCACTCCAGCTTCGGTGACGGCCTCAGCCACCTCATCGAATGCTTTCAAGGCGTCGTCAAGGCCTACCAAGGGCACCCGTCAATCAAACCGAACCAGGTCAAAGCCCACCTCCCGGATTCCGGCTAACCCTTACAACTATGGCCCCATCATTGCTTATCAGACCAAATCTCCTGTGCCTTTGGACTGTCCCACCACCTGTACGTGTAATCTGCAGATTGCTGATCTTGGACTAAATGTCAACTGCCAGGAGAGAAAGATTGAGAACATATCTGACCTGAAGCCCAAGCCATACAATCCCAAAAAAATGTACCTCACGGGGAATTACATTGCTGTGGTACGCAGATCTGATTTCTTGGAGGCTACCGGATTGGATTTGCTTCACCTAGGAAACAATAGGATATCCCTTATCCAAGACAGAGCTTTTGGGGATTTAACCAACCTGCGTAGGCTGTATTTAAATGGTAATCTAATCGACAGGCTTACAGCAGAGATGTTTTTTGGCCTGCAGAGTTTGCAGTATCTCTACTTAGAATACAACAAAATCCGAGAGATTGTAGGGGGCACTTTCCGGTTTGTGCCAAACCTTCAGCTGCTTTTCCTCAACAATAACCTTCTGAAAACCTTACCAGGGGGAATCTTTACTGGGCTGTCCCTCTCTAGACTTAATCTCCGCAGTAACCATTTCCAAAACCTGCCTGTGAGTGGGGTGTTAGATCAGTTAAAATTACTGTTGCAGATAGATCTGATTGAGAACCCGTGGGATTGCTCGTGTGACGTCGTCGGCATGAAGATATGGCTCGAGCAGCTCAGTGCAGGCACCGTTGTTAATGAGGTTAAATGCGAGACCCCCAAACGACACAGCAGGATTGATATGCGTTCCATTCAGTCTGAACAGCTGTGTCCAGATTACTCTGACGTAGTCGTCTCAACAGCGCCCCCCTCTGACGAGCCTCTGCCCGACAGAGCCACCACCACAGAAACCTACCAGAGATCTAACCCCACTAGCAGCgtcgtccctctctctgtcctcatcctCAGCCTGCTGCTCGTGTTCATCATGTCCGTCTTTGTGGCGGCGGGGCTGTTTGTTGTCGTGGTGAAAAAGCGTAAAAAGTCCCAGAGCGACCGCACCAGCACCAACAACTCTGACGTGAGCTCGTTTAACTTGCAGTACAGCCTTTACAGTAATAACCGAACCGTCCCCAAAGTCAAAGCCCCCGCCGGACACGTGTATGAGTACATCCCTCACCCTATGGGCCACATGTGCAAAAATCCCATTTACAGGTCCAGGGAAGGCAACACAGTCGAGGATTACCGCGACCTCCATGAATTGAAGGTGACTTATAGAAGTGATGTGGATGAGGAGAGGAACAGCAACATGAGGAGTCCCACTTATAGCGTGAGCACTATTGAGCCTCGCGAGGACCCCTCCCCTGCACAGAATGCTGAGCACTTCTTCAGGGGCATCATAGAGGCGGACAACCAATCCCCCTCCGGTAACAGTCTAGAATACAAGTACACTGGCCCTGTCTCGTACACGTACAACCCAAACTTTGATGTTAGACGCCAGTTCTTACACCCAGAGAGGATACGAGAAACAGTGCTTTATGGCACAGCGCCGAGTACTGTTTACGTGGAACCCAACAGAAATGAATATTTGGAACTAAAAGCGAAACTTCAAGTCGAGCCAGACTACCTCGAAGTTCTTGAGAAACAGACCACTTTCAGTCAGTTTTGA